Within the Enterococcus hirae ATCC 9790 genome, the region AAACCCTAATCGTTCGTGATCTTTTATTTGGCAACCCTGAACTAGCAAAATTGGGTTGGCTGGAAGAAGCAAAAGGCAGAAATGCCATTGCTGGAGGGTTCCAAGGACAACGACAATGGACCGACTGGCTACCCAATGGTGATTTTATGGAATCTATTTTAACCAGTACTTTTGACTGGAACGGCCCTAAACAACCCGTCTCATTCGCTACTGAAAATGATACCTGTAACGCTGCTGCTATGTTATTTGGCTCTTTATTGACTAATAAAGCACCGATTTTTTCCGATGTCAGAACCTATTGGAGTGCGGAGTCAGTAGAAAGAATCACTGGGCACAAATTAACGGGTAAAGCACAACATGGCTTGATCCATCTACTGAATTCAGGTGCGAGTGCTTTAGATGGCAGTGGTGGAAGTATCGATCACGAAGGTAATCCAACGATGAAAGAATTTTGGAATATGACAAAAACCGATATCCAAGCCTGCTTAGAAAAAACAAAATGGTGTCGTGCTAATTATGAATACTTTAGAGGTGGTGGTTTCTCCAGTCAATACCATCTACAAGCAGAATTACCTTTAACGCTCATTCGTTTGAATATCGTTGAGGGTGTGGGACCAACTTTACAAGTAGCAGAGGGTTATTCCTGTGCATTACCTGATGAAGTCCATGACATCTTAAACGAACGAACCGATCAAACATGGCCAACACTCTGGTTTGCACCAAACTTAGGTGAAAAAGGCTTTGAAGATGTGTATACGATGATGAACCACTGGGGAAGCAACCATGGCGCTAGTGTCCACGGTCACGTAGGCGCAGAACTACTGACATTAGCCAGTATGCTTCGCATTCCCGTTTCACTTCACAACGTACCTAGTGAAAAAATCTTTAGACCCCACGCCTTTTCTGGTTTCGGAACAAAAGATTTAGAAGCAGCTGATTTCAATGCTTGCCAATCATTTGGCCCCTTTTATAAATAAGATGATGGAAGAAGGATTATGATGTATTCAATACAAAAACAAGAATTGATCGATTATGGAAATAAATTAATAGCAGATGGCTATACCTTAGGAACAGGCGGAAATTTAAGTACGTATATCCGACAAGATGAAGTGATGCTCATCACGCCTTCTGGAATCCCATTTGATAAAATCGAATTACCTGACATCGTGACTATGCGATTAGATGGAACGATCGTTCAAGGTCATCGTCGCCCTTCCAGTGAATGGCGAATGCACGGGATCATGTATGAAAAGCGGGAAGATCTAGACTATATCATCCATGGTCACACGATTTATTCCACTGCGCTAGCGGTCCTCAGACAACCATTGCCTGCATCACATTACATGATTGCTGTTGCCGGTAAGGATGTTCGTTGTGCAGACTATGCTTCATTTGGCACGGAAGAATTATCTCTAAATGCCTATGAAGCCATGAAAGATCGAAAAGCCGTTTTATTAGCAAATCATGGCGTTTTGACTGGTGGAAAGACAATGACTGAAGCCTTTGCCGTTTTAGAAGAATTAGAATATTGTTCAAAAGTCCATATCATAGCTTCAAGTGTTGGCAAACCAACCTTGATGTCCGAAGAAGAAATGGCAAATATGGCGATTCGTTTTAAAACATACGGACAAAAATAAGTTTCTTGTGGTACACTTTAGTCATGTTAGACCAGTGGTTAAGGAGGGATAGCCATGACTGAGTCACGAAAAGAACAAATCTTAACTTTGCTAAAAAAATATAAAAAATTAGATAACTCAGAACTGCAAAAACAGTTGTTTTGCTCTCCTTCGACTTTAAGGCGTGAATTAGTCGCACTTGAAAAAGATGGGATCATCCGTCGTTACCGTGGTGGTGTCGTTTTAGAAGTCGAACGAAATCACGTCATCTCAACAAATTATCGTGAAAATGTCATGGTTCAAGAAAAAGAAAAAATTGCGGAGATCGCTAGCACATTTATCGGACCAGGAATGAGTCTTTTTATTGACTCAAGTTCAACTGTGAAACAGCTGCTTCCCTATTTAGTTAAACTGTCAAATCTCGTTGTCATAACAAATGGCTTGAAAATCGCCTATGAGCTTTCCCAAGCTTGTACGGAAGATTCCAAAGTTTTTATGCTGGCGGGTGAAGTAATCAAGGATGCCGAGAGCGTTGTTGGGGACTATGGGAATTCTTTCTTAGACCTTTTTCAAATCGATTTATGTATTTTTAGTTCGACAGGAATTGATTTATCAGGGATCTATGAAGCTAATTTTGCTCAAGCCTTAGTGAAAAAGAAGGTAATGTCTAGAGGAGATAAAAGTTTGTTATTAGTCGACTATACAAAATTTGATAAAAAACATGCGTATAAATTTTCTGATTGGACCTCTTTTGAATACATCGTCACGGATCAACAACCAGCAGATGATTACTTACAACTTGCATTGAAACACGATACCGAATTTCTCTATTGATCGATCATTTTTGAGAGATCGTGACAGAGGTACCTAAACCTAAGTACGCAAAATAAACCAAAGAATCCAAAAAATAGATTTCCCTATTTTTGAAGTTCTTTGGTTTATTTTTTGTTTATATTCTCAGCATTCCTTACACGGGTATTGCAAGAAAAGCGTATTTATTCCCTAAAAGTAATTTTTGATTCTTGTATAGCTATAGACTGTACGCATTTATACTATTTGATTCGACTGTTTTTCCAGTCATCTCTTCAAAATCTTTTTTCATGATCTC harbors:
- a CDS encoding L-fuculose-phosphate aldolase → MYSIQKQELIDYGNKLIADGYTLGTGGNLSTYIRQDEVMLITPSGIPFDKIELPDIVTMRLDGTIVQGHRRPSSEWRMHGIMYEKREDLDYIIHGHTIYSTALAVLRQPLPASHYMIAVAGKDVRCADYASFGTEELSLNAYEAMKDRKAVLLANHGVLTGGKTMTEAFAVLEELEYCSKVHIIASSVGKPTLMSEEEMANMAIRFKTYGQK
- a CDS encoding L-fucose isomerase; translation: MNYPKIGIRPTIDGRQGGVRESLEQQTLDMARRAKELVESSLYYMDGTPVQCVLPEQTIGGYADASFVDDDFARQDVVATLTVTPCWCYGTETIDLRPDTFKAIWGFNGTERPGAVYLAAAMSGYAQKGIPAYKIYGEQVQDSDDKSIPADVQEKILLFARASVAAGEMKNKSYVNIGASSMGIAGSQINQTFFEKYLGMQVEYVDMTEVLRRIELNIFDPKEYDTIRTWIKQYCQEGIDINAGKSFPEVITKSRYIAEEDQWDFIAKQTLIVRDLLFGNPELAKLGWLEEAKGRNAIAGGFQGQRQWTDWLPNGDFMESILTSTFDWNGPKQPVSFATENDTCNAAAMLFGSLLTNKAPIFSDVRTYWSAESVERITGHKLTGKAQHGLIHLLNSGASALDGSGGSIDHEGNPTMKEFWNMTKTDIQACLEKTKWCRANYEYFRGGGFSSQYHLQAELPLTLIRLNIVEGVGPTLQVAEGYSCALPDEVHDILNERTDQTWPTLWFAPNLGEKGFEDVYTMMNHWGSNHGASVHGHVGAELLTLASMLRIPVSLHNVPSEKIFRPHAFSGFGTKDLEAADFNACQSFGPFYK
- a CDS encoding DeoR/GlpR family DNA-binding transcription regulator; protein product: MTESRKEQILTLLKKYKKLDNSELQKQLFCSPSTLRRELVALEKDGIIRRYRGGVVLEVERNHVISTNYRENVMVQEKEKIAEIASTFIGPGMSLFIDSSSTVKQLLPYLVKLSNLVVITNGLKIAYELSQACTEDSKVFMLAGEVIKDAESVVGDYGNSFLDLFQIDLCIFSSTGIDLSGIYEANFAQALVKKKVMSRGDKSLLLVDYTKFDKKHAYKFSDWTSFEYIVTDQQPADDYLQLALKHDTEFLY